The Christiangramia flava JLT2011 genome has a segment encoding these proteins:
- a CDS encoding TonB-dependent receptor → MRSKAIRKSLLLFISICGGVLYAQDPIGSETVTVVKPYTPSVKDANKIRETPTRSDSVTLQKKPVKYSIFSVPVASTFTPAKGRATVVEREHPPKVYDNYATLGFGNYSNVLAEFYSNLEIDRGSNFGIFMNHNSSQGGIDGVELENKFYDTELNLSYNMRDRDYSWMTEVGGEHQLFNWYGLPENNGLSESQLLAIDPGHSLFSAYLGGEIDLYDSFFKSADAKLRYTGDSYATSELRFTANTDLELEIAEELISIDLGADILNGSFEDGYFTSPGDEYTYLNFSATPSLLILRDDLSINLGVSFVYGMDTKNSDNSFYLYPAVTASYRLAGDYFTAYAGLEGGLNQNSYYDLFQENPYVSPTLDIMPTDNEYNGYLGGKGKLSNAFSYNLRASYNSEFNKPLFRRNYDASSLAAEDYTYGNSFGVVYDDVKTLSFFAEINVDVNNDFRLGLSGEFFDYSTDEQVEAWNLPNMKASLNADYQITDKWYTGANLFYVGERMDQYSSVNDASAPMTVTLDSYFDVNAHLGYRFNDRLSAFLKGSNLLNNNYQKWMDYDVQGVQVLAGATYKFDF, encoded by the coding sequence ATGCGATCAAAAGCAATCAGGAAAAGTCTCCTACTATTCATTTCTATCTGCGGCGGAGTTCTTTACGCGCAGGATCCAATAGGCAGCGAGACCGTAACAGTGGTCAAACCGTATACGCCATCAGTAAAAGATGCGAACAAGATTCGTGAAACTCCTACTCGCAGTGACTCGGTCACGCTTCAGAAAAAACCGGTGAAATATTCCATATTTTCGGTGCCTGTGGCTTCGACTTTTACTCCGGCAAAGGGACGTGCCACGGTCGTTGAACGCGAACATCCACCAAAAGTGTATGATAATTATGCCACGCTTGGCTTCGGAAATTATTCGAATGTCCTGGCCGAATTCTACTCGAATCTCGAGATAGATCGCGGCAGCAATTTTGGGATATTCATGAACCACAATTCATCTCAGGGCGGCATTGACGGCGTGGAACTCGAAAATAAATTCTATGATACCGAGCTCAATTTGAGTTACAATATGCGGGATCGCGATTATTCGTGGATGACCGAAGTTGGCGGCGAACACCAGCTTTTTAACTGGTATGGGCTTCCCGAAAACAACGGTTTAAGCGAATCACAATTACTGGCGATCGATCCCGGCCACAGTCTTTTTTCAGCCTATTTAGGCGGCGAAATAGATTTGTATGACTCCTTCTTTAAATCGGCAGATGCGAAATTGCGTTATACCGGCGATAGCTACGCTACTTCCGAACTGCGTTTTACAGCTAATACTGATCTGGAGCTGGAAATTGCAGAAGAGCTGATCTCGATCGATCTCGGAGCCGATATCCTGAACGGAAGTTTTGAGGATGGGTATTTTACCAGTCCCGGTGATGAATATACCTATCTGAATTTTTCTGCGACTCCCAGTTTACTGATTTTACGCGATGATTTGAGCATCAATCTGGGAGTTTCTTTTGTATACGGAATGGACACGAAAAATAGCGATAACAGCTTTTACCTGTATCCAGCGGTTACCGCGAGTTACCGACTCGCTGGCGATTATTTCACCGCTTATGCCGGTCTGGAAGGTGGGCTGAACCAGAACAGCTATTACGACCTGTTTCAGGAAAACCCATATGTGTCACCAACGCTGGATATCATGCCTACTGATAATGAATACAACGGATATTTGGGCGGTAAAGGGAAGCTGAGCAACGCATTCTCCTACAACCTGAGAGCCAGCTATAATTCAGAATTCAATAAGCCACTTTTCCGAAGAAATTATGATGCTTCTTCGCTTGCGGCGGAAGATTATACTTATGGCAACAGCTTTGGAGTGGTGTATGACGATGTGAAAACCCTGTCATTTTTTGCCGAAATCAACGTGGATGTAAACAATGATTTCCGTTTAGGTCTAAGCGGGGAATTCTTTGATTATTCTACTGATGAGCAGGTCGAAGCCTGGAATTTGCCAAATATGAAGGCCAGCCTGAATGCCGATTATCAGATCACTGATAAATGGTATACCGGTGCCAATCTATTCTATGTGGGCGAGCGAATGGACCAGTATAGTAGTGTGAATGACGCTTCGGCGCCAATGACTGTGACCTTAGACAGCTATTTTGATGTGAATGCTCATCTGGGCTATCGCTTCAACGACCGCCTGTCAGCATTTCTTAAGGGAAGTAACCTGTTGAACAATAATTATCAGAAATGGATGGATTATGATGTTCAGGGAGTGCAGGTGCTTGCCGGAGCCACCTATAAATTCGATTTCTAA
- the ppgK gene encoding polyphosphate--glucose phosphotransferase gives MEILGIDIGGSSLKGGLVNIKTGEINGDTHRITTPNSRKPEDIAQSVDEMLDHFNYSGLVGCGFPSIIKNGVCKHPGNLHADWVGVSVDKLFQEVTGQAFTMLNDADAAGIAEMRFGAGQNEKGLVVTITVGTGLGSGAYLNGELIPNFELGQIPYKEFIKIEDWAASSIKTSQNLSYEEWGKRFDTFLNYIQRIICPDLLIIGGGISNDWDKFVHFLNQDVRMIPAKLRNDSGIIGAAVAAAEKVEY, from the coding sequence ATGGAAATACTGGGAATAGACATCGGAGGTTCGAGCCTGAAAGGCGGACTGGTTAACATTAAAACCGGAGAAATTAACGGTGATACCCATCGCATCACTACCCCCAATTCCCGTAAACCCGAAGATATTGCTCAAAGCGTGGATGAAATGCTCGATCATTTCAATTATTCGGGATTGGTAGGCTGCGGTTTCCCAAGCATCATCAAGAATGGGGTGTGCAAGCATCCCGGCAATCTTCATGCAGACTGGGTGGGAGTTTCCGTAGATAAATTATTCCAGGAAGTCACCGGCCAGGCATTTACCATGCTCAACGATGCCGATGCCGCCGGAATTGCGGAAATGAGATTTGGTGCCGGGCAAAATGAAAAAGGCCTCGTGGTTACGATTACCGTGGGAACGGGCCTCGGAAGTGGCGCTTACCTCAATGGCGAGCTCATTCCGAATTTCGAACTGGGACAGATCCCCTACAAGGAATTCATCAAAATTGAAGACTGGGCGGCTTCCTCCATCAAGACTTCACAGAATCTCAGTTACGAGGAATGGGGAAAAAGGTTTGATACGTTTCTCAACTACATCCAGCGAATTATTTGTCCCGATCTCCTTATCATTGGCGGCGGAATTTCAAACGACTGGGACAAATTCGTACATTTTCTCAACCAGGACGTGCGAATGATCCCGGCAAAACTTCGGAATGATTCCGGAATTATCGGCGCTGCTGTAGCGGCTGCCGAAAAAGTGGAATATTGA
- the amrB gene encoding AmmeMemoRadiSam system protein B: protein MNFRLSIVCFFIFSVVFAQQPEERTRHFHDSIGFAKHAWQMDSVYARIASEDKMPNHEIYKAVINPHDDYTYAGGLYARTLSGIQASTVILVGVAHRAKNYDLADQLIFGDFDNWEAPYGKVKISALREKILKNLDPEVYIVHDSMMQLEHSLEAIVPFLQKKDKNVEIIPVLVPYMKFSDMQQFSEELARATKEVLITEQLEFGQDVAIVISNDAIHYGSEDWGGSDLAPFGTDSIGNARAHQKDEKIIEETLKGTLSEEKIKQFNQYTVDGNNYKQYDWTWCGRYSVPFGLLFANKLNMMLNHQNLNGSLIGYRSSLYNEHIPVTDLGMGTTAPAKPTHWVAYLGMSYQ from the coding sequence ATGAATTTCAGGCTTTCGATAGTTTGTTTTTTTATTTTTTCGGTGGTGTTCGCCCAGCAACCGGAAGAAAGAACCAGGCATTTTCATGATTCCATAGGTTTTGCCAAACACGCCTGGCAAATGGATAGTGTCTACGCCAGAATCGCTTCCGAAGATAAGATGCCCAACCACGAAATCTACAAAGCGGTGATCAACCCCCACGATGATTACACCTATGCCGGTGGTTTATATGCCAGGACGCTTTCCGGCATCCAGGCGTCAACCGTCATCCTGGTGGGCGTTGCACACAGAGCGAAAAATTACGACCTGGCAGACCAACTGATTTTTGGCGATTTTGATAATTGGGAAGCGCCCTACGGAAAAGTAAAAATTTCAGCCCTAAGGGAGAAGATCCTGAAAAACCTGGATCCAGAAGTCTATATCGTCCATGATTCGATGATGCAACTCGAGCATTCCCTGGAAGCCATAGTGCCGTTTCTTCAGAAAAAAGACAAGAATGTGGAAATCATTCCCGTTTTGGTACCCTACATGAAATTCAGCGATATGCAGCAATTTTCCGAAGAACTCGCCAGGGCGACGAAGGAAGTATTAATAACAGAGCAGCTGGAGTTTGGCCAGGATGTCGCCATCGTCATTTCCAACGACGCGATACATTACGGTAGTGAAGATTGGGGCGGCAGTGACCTGGCGCCTTTTGGGACCGACAGTATTGGCAATGCCAGGGCCCACCAGAAAGATGAAAAGATTATTGAAGAAACCCTAAAAGGAACACTTTCCGAAGAAAAAATTAAGCAGTTCAACCAGTACACGGTTGATGGAAATAATTATAAACAGTACGATTGGACCTGGTGCGGAAGGTACTCGGTCCCGTTTGGTTTATTATTTGCTAATAAACTGAACATGATGCTAAACCACCAGAACCTGAATGGCAGCCTGATTGGCTACCGTTCCAGCCTTTACAATGAACATATCCCGGTCACCGATCTAGGGATGGGAACCACCGCTCCCGCAAAACCAACACATTGGGTCGCTTATCTCGGAATGAGCTACCAGTAA
- a CDS encoding amidohydrolase family protein yields the protein MKKLHILLLFSILLISCDDNSRGDYDLLITNANIVDVKNNQVIRNQMIGIKDDTIAYTGPMSGRDNYDSSETLDAQGKFLIPGLWDMHVHFRGGEQLAKENKDFLKLFLSYGITTVRDAGGDITPQLLSWKKNIESGKLEGPRIFTSGPKLDGKDPAWEGSISVVSDQDVQQALDSLQDMKVDFVKIYDGSITPENFYKIIQEAEKRGMKTTGHMPMDANFLTAVDYGLDGSEHMYYIIKACSPKADSLSNLGLGYGMMNDLVDSYDENLANMVFSKLKVQKTSITPTLHIGKVLSGLADTDHGQDSTLEHIGRGIRKTYQRRIDAAKQAKASGNTMRSKVQELSEKMIVPMFNSGVNIVAGSDCGAYNSFVYPGQSLHAELKALVDAGLTPAQALQTSVINGPKFFGLEKDYGAIEKGKIGDILILNKNPLEDIENTSSIIYVIKNGETMKPRDLAD from the coding sequence ATGAAAAAACTACATATTCTACTTCTATTTTCCATCCTTCTGATTTCCTGCGACGATAACAGTCGTGGGGATTATGATTTGCTCATCACCAACGCGAATATCGTGGATGTGAAGAACAACCAGGTCATCAGGAACCAGATGATCGGGATCAAAGATGATACGATCGCTTACACCGGCCCCATGAGCGGTCGCGACAATTATGACTCTTCGGAAACGCTGGACGCACAGGGTAAATTCCTCATTCCTGGGTTGTGGGACATGCACGTTCATTTCCGCGGCGGAGAGCAACTTGCAAAAGAAAACAAGGATTTCCTAAAATTGTTCCTTTCCTACGGAATCACTACCGTTCGGGATGCCGGTGGAGATATTACACCACAGCTCCTGAGCTGGAAAAAAAATATTGAAAGCGGAAAACTGGAAGGCCCCAGAATTTTCACCTCCGGGCCGAAACTGGATGGGAAAGATCCTGCCTGGGAAGGTTCGATTTCAGTAGTCAGCGACCAGGATGTTCAGCAAGCTCTGGATTCGCTTCAGGATATGAAGGTAGATTTCGTAAAGATCTACGACGGAAGTATCACTCCTGAAAATTTTTACAAGATCATCCAGGAGGCTGAAAAACGCGGAATGAAAACCACAGGTCATATGCCGATGGATGCCAATTTCCTTACCGCAGTAGATTACGGTCTCGACGGGAGTGAACATATGTATTATATCATCAAAGCCTGCTCCCCGAAAGCTGACAGCCTGAGCAATCTTGGCCTGGGCTACGGAATGATGAACGACCTGGTAGATTCTTATGATGAGAACCTGGCCAATATGGTCTTTTCGAAACTGAAGGTTCAGAAAACCAGTATTACTCCTACCCTTCATATAGGCAAAGTACTTTCCGGGCTGGCCGATACCGATCATGGACAGGACAGTACCCTGGAACATATTGGCAGAGGCATCAGGAAGACATACCAGCGCAGGATAGATGCCGCAAAACAGGCAAAAGCCTCTGGCAATACCATGCGAAGCAAAGTCCAGGAACTCAGTGAAAAAATGATCGTCCCCATGTTCAATTCCGGAGTAAATATCGTCGCGGGATCAGACTGCGGCGCTTACAACTCCTTCGTGTATCCCGGCCAATCCCTGCACGCTGAATTAAAAGCCCTGGTTGATGCAGGTCTTACACCTGCCCAGGCTCTGCAAACTTCAGTCATCAACGGACCGAAATTCTTCGGTTTGGAAAAAGATTACGGCGCTATCGAAAAAGGAAAAATTGGAGATATCCTGATCCTGAATAAGAATCCGCTGGAAGATATTGAAAATACCAGTAGTATCATTTACGTGATCAAAAACGGAGAAACGATGAAACCTCGTGACCTGGCAGACTAG
- a CDS encoding cell division ATP-binding protein FtsE yields MSQPVLELKNAAIYQRESLILSEVDVTVNKGDFVYLIGKTGTGKSSFMKTLYGDLPLKEGEGHIVDYNLRTLKEKDIPFLRRKLGVVFQDFKLLTDRTVKDNLLFVLKATGWKNKSEMDHRIDEVLDKVGMKTKGFKYPYQLSGGEQQRVAIARALLNKPELILADEPTGNLDPQTSVEVMEVLQEISKNGNTILMATHDYALLLKYPSKTLKCDGQRVFEVVQKSV; encoded by the coding sequence ATGTCTCAACCTGTCCTGGAATTAAAGAACGCGGCGATCTACCAGCGTGAAAGTCTGATCTTATCTGAAGTTGATGTTACCGTAAATAAAGGTGATTTTGTATACCTTATCGGGAAGACGGGAACCGGGAAAAGCAGTTTCATGAAAACACTGTATGGCGACCTGCCGCTGAAAGAAGGAGAGGGCCATATTGTGGATTATAACCTCAGAACTTTAAAGGAAAAAGACATCCCGTTCTTACGTCGAAAATTGGGCGTGGTCTTCCAGGATTTTAAATTGCTCACAGACCGTACGGTGAAAGACAACCTGCTTTTTGTGCTGAAAGCTACCGGCTGGAAGAACAAAAGCGAGATGGATCATCGTATAGACGAGGTGCTGGACAAGGTTGGAATGAAAACCAAAGGTTTCAAATATCCTTACCAGCTTTCTGGTGGGGAACAGCAGCGTGTGGCCATAGCCCGCGCTCTACTGAACAAACCCGAACTCATTCTGGCTGATGAGCCTACCGGAAACCTAGATCCCCAAACTTCCGTGGAAGTGATGGAAGTGTTGCAGGAGATCAGTAAAAACGGAAATACCATTCTCATGGCCACCCATGATTACGCCCTGTTGCTGAAATACCCTTCAAAAACCCTGAAATGTGACGGGCAACGAGTATTTGAAGTCGTACAGAAATCGGTTTAA
- a CDS encoding carboxypeptidase-like regulatory domain-containing protein, producing the protein MNKCVKILLLFLLLSSCSVFNRKRSVCLNVVGLPSEITIEKEKIQNRSQNGWLEGLVLNREDSLPLENASIKIIQEEALLYQQATDSLGRFQLEIPAGTYQITVYRDFFRIVKDSLLVLAGQKILISAYLGNEDLDIFYETRSAGLLKKQIKLQNQKRKTHYFSN; encoded by the coding sequence ATGAATAAATGTGTAAAAATTTTATTGCTTTTCCTGCTCCTCTCCAGCTGTTCCGTATTCAATAGAAAGCGATCGGTTTGTTTGAATGTGGTTGGATTACCTTCTGAAATAACCATCGAAAAGGAGAAGATTCAAAATCGGTCCCAAAACGGATGGCTGGAAGGTCTCGTTTTAAACCGGGAAGATTCGCTTCCGCTAGAAAATGCATCCATTAAAATTATTCAAGAAGAAGCGCTTTTGTACCAGCAAGCAACCGATTCGCTTGGAAGGTTTCAATTGGAAATTCCAGCGGGCACCTATCAAATTACAGTGTATAGAGACTTTTTCAGAATTGTAAAAGACAGCCTGCTTGTACTTGCCGGGCAAAAAATTCTAATCAGTGCATACCTTGGAAATGAAGATTTGGATATCTTCTACGAAACCCGCTCAGCCGGTTTATTGAAGAAGCAAATCAAACTGCAAAACCAGAAACGAAAAACACACTATTTCAGCAACTGA
- a CDS encoding YgjV family protein, producing MEFVGITLTEWIGYLASFFVMISFFMRNIITLRYVNSVGCSFFIAYGILLGSWPVIITNVAILAVNFYYLFINKRKPETT from the coding sequence ATGGAATTTGTAGGAATTACTCTGACTGAATGGATTGGCTACCTCGCCTCGTTTTTTGTGATGATCTCTTTCTTTATGCGCAACATCATCACCCTGCGTTACGTGAACAGCGTAGGTTGCAGCTTTTTTATCGCCTACGGAATATTATTGGGCTCCTGGCCGGTCATTATCACCAACGTGGCAATTCTGGCTGTTAATTTTTACTATCTTTTCATCAACAAGAGAAAACCGGAAACCACTTAG
- a CDS encoding tetratricopeptide repeat protein: MTIKKAYLLVFFISLSFTALAQQSAAYTHELVDFNRALELYNNEQFLAAQNLFDKVKDNTEDEKIKGDCAYYIANAAVRLNQPGADDLMEDFVTRYPTSTKTNSAYLDVADYYFKTGKYPLARRWYDRVDEKAMSRKDRERFYFNNGYAYFRSNDKEKAETYFNKVRDSKEYGAQAKYYLGYIAYEGDDYESANEYFEEVKGNQRYSEDLSYFQADMNFKLGNFQKAIDQGLENLPKSNPQEKSQLNKIIGESYFNLGQYDQAIPYLKEYGGMRGKWNNTDYYQLGYAYYKQGDFEAAINEFNKIIDGQNAIAQNAYYHLAQSYLNLDQKQQALNAFKNASEMEFDVKIQQDALLNYAKLSYEIGNSYESPSQVLMTYINKYPESEHRQEMESLLIDSFITSKNYEEAMRLLENNRNFSDKQAYQKVAYYYGLELYEQGNYYDAIKNFDKALSEPRDQVITAKATFWKAESEYNVNRMEDAILGYREFRGMTAAKGTDEYKDLDYNIGYAYFKKNDYAKAIDYFKSYSSSAEAQGSKKNDALLRLGDTYFVNSQYWPAMETYQRAIDNGVTNGDYAAFQKAISYGFVGRNDTKIEELNSFLNRYPRSSYRDDAMFELGNTYVANNNTSQAIQAYNRLIRDVPESALVPKAMLRQGLIYYNGNEGNKALERLRKVVAEYPNTPEAKQAVSTARNVYVDLGRTDEYASWVRNIDFVEVSDADLDNTTYEAAENQYLNDNTAQAISNFEKYVRDFPNGIHSINANFYLAQLYYRDGKVDKSIPHYKYVTTKPKNEFSEQSLARLSEIYLEKKNYAEALPLLEKLEKQADNDQNVVFAQSNLMKSYYETGNFAKANQYAEKVLSNPASEEAAKNDARVMVARAAIQSGNESKARSAYKEVQKTAKGELAAEALYYDAYFKNKDRNYEASNAAVQILAKDFSGYKLWGAKGLVLMAKNFYALDDAYQATYILDNVIKNFQKYPEVVAEAKAEQARIKTQEAKTNSSVETNN, translated from the coding sequence ATGACAATTAAGAAAGCTTACCTGCTGGTCTTTTTTATTTCTCTTTCGTTTACCGCACTGGCACAGCAATCGGCGGCTTATACCCATGAGCTGGTCGACTTCAACCGGGCGCTGGAATTGTACAATAATGAGCAGTTCCTCGCTGCCCAGAACCTTTTTGATAAGGTGAAAGACAATACCGAAGACGAAAAGATCAAAGGCGACTGTGCATATTACATCGCCAATGCTGCAGTAAGGCTGAACCAGCCCGGGGCCGATGACCTGATGGAAGATTTTGTGACCCGTTATCCTACCAGCACCAAGACCAATTCGGCTTATTTAGATGTGGCCGATTATTATTTTAAAACCGGAAAATATCCGCTTGCACGGAGATGGTACGACCGCGTGGACGAAAAGGCAATGAGCCGAAAGGACCGTGAACGCTTCTACTTCAATAACGGGTATGCTTATTTCCGTTCGAATGATAAGGAAAAGGCGGAAACTTATTTCAATAAGGTTCGTGATTCCAAAGAGTATGGAGCGCAGGCAAAATATTATTTAGGCTACATCGCTTACGAAGGCGACGATTATGAATCGGCGAATGAATACTTTGAAGAAGTGAAAGGAAATCAGCGTTATTCTGAAGACCTTTCCTATTTCCAGGCAGATATGAATTTCAAGCTAGGAAATTTCCAAAAAGCGATCGATCAGGGACTGGAGAATCTTCCGAAGTCCAATCCGCAGGAAAAATCCCAACTGAACAAGATCATCGGGGAAAGCTATTTCAATTTAGGACAATATGACCAGGCCATTCCGTATTTAAAAGAATATGGCGGCATGCGCGGAAAATGGAACAATACCGATTATTACCAGCTTGGATATGCTTATTACAAGCAGGGCGATTTTGAAGCCGCGATCAATGAATTCAACAAGATCATAGACGGGCAAAACGCGATCGCTCAAAATGCCTATTATCACCTGGCTCAATCTTACCTGAACCTGGACCAGAAGCAACAGGCGCTGAATGCTTTTAAAAATGCCAGCGAAATGGAATTTGATGTGAAAATTCAACAGGATGCTTTGCTGAATTATGCCAAGCTGAGTTATGAGATCGGGAACTCGTACGAGAGTCCGTCGCAGGTTTTGATGACCTATATCAATAAGTATCCTGAATCTGAACATCGCCAGGAAATGGAGAGTTTATTAATCGATTCTTTCATCACTTCCAAGAATTATGAAGAGGCGATGAGGTTACTGGAGAATAACCGAAATTTCAGCGATAAACAAGCTTACCAGAAAGTGGCTTATTATTACGGACTGGAATTATACGAGCAGGGAAATTATTACGATGCGATCAAGAATTTTGACAAGGCCTTGAGCGAACCTCGGGACCAGGTAATTACTGCCAAAGCAACTTTCTGGAAGGCGGAAAGCGAATACAACGTAAACCGTATGGAGGATGCGATCCTTGGCTACCGGGAATTCCGTGGAATGACTGCTGCTAAAGGAACCGATGAATATAAAGACCTCGATTACAATATTGGTTACGCGTATTTCAAAAAGAATGATTACGCAAAAGCCATTGATTATTTCAAATCTTATTCTTCCAGCGCAGAGGCTCAGGGCTCTAAAAAGAATGATGCACTATTGCGTTTGGGAGATACCTATTTTGTGAACAGCCAGTACTGGCCGGCGATGGAAACTTACCAAAGGGCGATCGACAACGGGGTGACGAATGGTGATTATGCAGCCTTTCAGAAGGCGATCAGCTACGGATTTGTGGGCAGGAACGATACCAAAATCGAAGAGCTGAACAGCTTCCTAAACCGCTACCCAAGATCTTCTTACCGTGATGATGCGATGTTCGAACTGGGAAACACCTATGTGGCGAACAATAATACTTCCCAGGCGATCCAGGCTTATAACAGGTTGATTCGCGATGTGCCGGAAAGTGCTTTGGTACCAAAGGCCATGTTGAGACAGGGATTGATCTATTATAACGGGAACGAGGGAAATAAAGCCTTGGAACGTTTAAGAAAAGTAGTAGCTGAATATCCAAATACTCCGGAAGCCAAGCAGGCAGTTTCCACCGCGAGAAATGTGTACGTGGATCTTGGTCGTACCGATGAGTATGCAAGCTGGGTTCGAAATATCGATTTTGTGGAAGTGAGCGATGCCGACCTGGATAACACGACTTACGAGGCTGCGGAAAATCAATATTTGAACGACAATACGGCGCAGGCAATTTCGAATTTTGAAAAATATGTACGGGATTTCCCGAATGGAATACATTCCATTAATGCCAATTTCTACCTGGCGCAGTTGTATTACCGCGACGGAAAAGTGGATAAATCAATTCCACATTATAAATATGTGACCACCAAACCGAAAAATGAGTTCAGTGAGCAGTCGCTGGCCAGACTTTCAGAAATATACCTAGAGAAGAAGAATTATGCTGAAGCCTTGCCATTGCTGGAAAAACTTGAAAAGCAGGCCGATAATGATCAAAATGTGGTTTTTGCTCAATCAAATTTGATGAAATCGTATTACGAAACCGGCAATTTTGCGAAAGCCAATCAATATGCCGAGAAGGTATTGAGTAACCCTGCTTCCGAAGAAGCGGCTAAAAATGATGCGCGGGTGATGGTGGCAAGAGCGGCAATCCAGTCGGGTAATGAAAGCAAGGCACGTTCGGCTTATAAGGAAGTTCAGAAAACGGCCAAAGGGGAACTGGCGGCAGAAGCACTGTATTACGATGCTTATTTCAAAAATAAGGACCGCAATTATGAAGCTTCCAATGCAGCAGTTCAGATCCTGGCAAAAGATTTTTCAGGTTATAAGCTCTGGGGAGCGAAAGGACTGGTCCTGATGGCCAAGAATTTCTATGCGCTCGATGACGCATACCAGGCCACTTATATTTTGGATAACGTGATCAAGAACTTCCAGAAATACCCGGAAGTGGTAGCCGAAGCGAAAGCAGAACAGGCCCGAATCAAAACCCAGGAAGCGAAGACCAATTCTTCCGTAGAAACAAATAACTAA